One genomic segment of Rhizobium gallicum bv. gallicum R602sp includes these proteins:
- a CDS encoding OmpP1/FadL family transporter encodes MASGMFFKGVASLAVLSSFASSSFAGGLERGGYNIDLLFDPSRFAVESTATFVMPQRKLKNVDDINPANGDLNTIPGYSTSADDSEDYWSPRIGAKAAIGDADCMFDYSQPYGAHTNPGARWAGASDNIETKVNSDNYALTCSYRFDMGPGQFRVIGGANYLEMDGFKERLLVPPELLGLLGLPGSGVGRLDLEGDGWGWRAGVAYEIPEYALRASLMYYSEVKLNEVTGTVDLTQVPAALHPLGGLIIPVEGSTAMPDAVELKLQSGIAPDWLAFGSVKWTDWSQLQRIPFYNSGVEITSLDLGYRDGWTITGGVGHKFNDQWSGAVSVTWDRGTSQEYGSQTDSWLLGAGVSYSPNKNVEFRFGGVLGILTSGDSSPTTIDGVGVGDEATYEFDNDLVTALSTSLKVKF; translated from the coding sequence TTGGCATCTGGTATGTTTTTCAAAGGCGTAGCATCGCTCGCCGTCCTTTCGTCCTTCGCTTCGTCATCGTTTGCAGGCGGGCTGGAGCGCGGCGGGTATAATATCGACCTTCTGTTTGATCCTTCGCGCTTTGCGGTCGAATCCACGGCCACTTTCGTGATGCCGCAGCGCAAGCTGAAGAATGTGGATGATATCAACCCTGCGAACGGCGATCTCAACACGATCCCGGGATACTCCACCTCGGCGGATGACAGCGAGGACTACTGGTCTCCCCGTATCGGCGCCAAGGCTGCAATCGGCGATGCGGACTGCATGTTCGATTATTCGCAGCCCTATGGTGCTCACACCAATCCAGGTGCTCGCTGGGCGGGCGCAAGCGATAACATCGAGACAAAGGTCAACAGCGACAACTATGCTCTGACCTGCTCTTACAGATTCGACATGGGGCCAGGTCAGTTTCGCGTCATTGGTGGCGCCAATTACCTCGAAATGGATGGTTTCAAGGAACGCCTCCTCGTTCCACCGGAGCTCCTTGGCCTTCTGGGGCTTCCTGGAAGCGGCGTGGGTCGTCTTGATCTTGAGGGGGACGGCTGGGGATGGCGAGCCGGCGTGGCTTACGAAATTCCGGAATATGCGCTTCGTGCGAGCTTGATGTACTACAGTGAGGTCAAGCTTAACGAAGTCACGGGAACGGTGGACTTGACGCAGGTGCCGGCCGCCCTTCATCCCCTCGGCGGACTGATCATTCCGGTAGAGGGATCGACGGCGATGCCGGATGCTGTCGAACTGAAGCTCCAATCAGGGATTGCACCAGATTGGCTTGCATTCGGCTCCGTCAAATGGACGGACTGGAGCCAATTGCAACGCATCCCGTTCTACAATAGCGGTGTCGAAATCACCTCTCTCGATCTGGGTTATCGAGACGGCTGGACAATTACCGGCGGTGTCGGTCACAAGTTCAATGATCAGTGGAGCGGCGCCGTCAGTGTTACTTGGGACCGCGGCACATCTCAGGAATACGGTTCGCAGACCGACAGTTGGCTGCTCGGTGCCGGTGTTTCCTATTCGCCGAACAAAAACGTCGAGTTCCGCTTTGGTGGCGTGCTCGGCATCCTGACGAGCGGGGATTCGTCTCCGACCACGATTGACGGTGTTGGTGTGGGCGACGAGGCGACATACGAGTTCGACAACGATCTGGTGACGGCGCTCTCGACGTCCCTCAAAGTCAAATTCTGA
- the exoR gene encoding exopolysaccharide production regulator ExoR has product MLTSEFRLFRFTLMGLSIALSAAISSPAKAFDINAGVTKESGPFDLFKFGFKAYKSGQKEEAIEAYKYAAEKGHTGSRWALANMYADGDGVAQDDFEAFKIYSEIAQQGVEPGSEDTGFFINALLSLANYYKHGIPGSPVRTDLSQARQLYFQVASTFGVAEAQFQLAQMMLSGDGGTRSPQQAKKWLNQARKSGHPGAMSVFGNILFQEGQSARGLALMTAALDRCKPKDCGWMESLQEQAFSVATEGDRRTAVSLSHKIATGRD; this is encoded by the coding sequence ATGCTGACATCCGAGTTCAGACTTTTCAGATTTACGCTTATGGGGCTGTCTATCGCGCTTTCGGCGGCGATATCCTCCCCGGCCAAGGCATTCGATATCAATGCAGGCGTCACCAAGGAATCCGGTCCGTTCGATCTCTTCAAGTTCGGCTTCAAGGCCTATAAGAGCGGCCAGAAGGAAGAGGCCATCGAAGCCTATAAATACGCCGCCGAAAAGGGCCATACGGGTTCGCGCTGGGCGCTCGCCAATATGTATGCCGACGGCGACGGCGTCGCCCAGGACGATTTCGAAGCCTTCAAGATATACAGTGAGATCGCCCAGCAGGGCGTGGAGCCCGGCTCCGAAGATACCGGCTTCTTCATCAACGCGCTTTTGTCGCTCGCCAACTATTACAAGCACGGCATTCCCGGCAGCCCGGTGCGGACCGATCTCAGCCAGGCCCGCCAGCTCTATTTCCAGGTGGCATCGACCTTCGGCGTCGCTGAAGCGCAGTTCCAGCTCGCGCAGATGATGCTGTCGGGCGACGGCGGCACGCGCAGTCCGCAGCAGGCGAAGAAGTGGCTGAACCAGGCCCGCAAGAGCGGCCACCCCGGCGCCATGTCGGTCTTCGGCAATATTCTCTTCCAGGAAGGCCAGTCGGCACGCGGCCTGGCGCTGATGACGGCAGCGCTCGACCGCTGCAAGCCGAAGGATTGCGGCTGGATGGAATCGCTGCAGGAGCAGGCCTTCTCGGTCGCGACCGAAGGTGATCGCCGCACGGCTGTTTCGCTCTCCCACAAGATCGCGACCGGCCGCGACTAA